The Macrobrachium nipponense isolate FS-2020 chromosome 27, ASM1510439v2, whole genome shotgun sequence genome includes a region encoding these proteins:
- the LOC135200666 gene encoding tigger transposable element-derived protein 1-like — protein MAPKRKSDSSECNSAKKARKALTLEMKMEVIKKYEGGMKVNCISRSLHLSHSTVSTILKDKERIKDAVKGAAPFKSTIITKQREGTIADMEKLLFTWLEDNRQRNVQVMLRAVQSKATSLFKMLKEKGGEEYASLEFIASDGWFRRFRDRYQVHHVLTKGEAASSDAPAAKAFVEEFDKLIVKEGYLPEQIFNVDETALFWKKMPKGTYISKEFASAPGALRKNFL, from the coding sequence ATGGCCCCTAAGAGAAAGTCTGACTCATCAGAATGCAATTCTGCCAAGAAAGCTAGGAAGGCACTGAcgttggagatgaagatggaagtaatcaagaaatatgaaggtgggatgaaagttaattgtataagcagaagtctccatctctCCCACTCCACGGTCTCCACCATTCTAAAGGACAAGGAAAGGATTAAGGACGCAGTGAAAGGAGCAGCCCCATTCAAGTCTACTATTATCACCAAACAGCGTGAAGGAACGATAGCAGACATGGAAAAGTTGTTATTTACGTGGCTGGAAGATAATAGACAAAGAAATGTGCAAGTGATGTTGCGAGCAGTGCAAAGCAAGGCAAcaagtttatttaaaatgttaaaagagaaaGGAGGTGAAGAATATGCTTCGTTGGAGTTTATAGCGAGTGATGGGTGGTTTCGTCGATTCCGAGATCGGTACCAAGTGCACCATGTTCTGACGAAAGGCGAGGCTGCTAGCAGTGATGCGCCTGCTGCTAAGGCATTCGTTGAAGAATTTGATAAACTAATTGTGAAAGAAGGATATTTGCCCGAACAGATTTTTAATGTGGACGAAACTGCCTTGTTTTGGAAAAAGATGCCGAAAGGCACGTACATAAGCAAAGAATTCGCGAGTGCACCAGGCGCACTACGTAAGAATTTCCTTTGA